One genomic segment of Paenibacillus sp. FSL H8-0332 includes these proteins:
- a CDS encoding response regulator, producing the protein MYRILIVDDERIEREGIQQLIQEHHLELETLLAANGEIALEILQKHKIDILITDIKMPFMDGLELSEKVSSLGLDIEMIIFSAYHEFEYARRALRTNISNYLLKPVHIPEFLSVVSEAIQACEDKAAEKMRNEQLVEGYNRGLLYEKEKMLLDSLNGVKINTEAWMSPELLEYVQHKHWLHMILVDCRRKFFDIHNDEFIRLLHDNLSYAFDYVNLSEHQSMLFVKHPRPIPKETLRMLGDQIIRAAAGSLELNVGLVIGRAVNQPEQLYDAYTEMEQMLEFKFFMDEYTLLFADEPFEQAGFDEIELNPILDKVYQCLEYNDFTGAKYSIELLFTYLRTKGQFSSLYTKFICSEIMKKVVTREKNRETAEMNHYLEQIHKTVSLQDLKDHMFAILSLMESVSGASPKKAANLKLIRTITDVIDKEYDQDLSLEGIAERVYLTPSYLSYLFKKETGQSLIRYITQVRMDKAVELLNTTNMKIVDIYKKLGYRSSTYFIQTFRNYHGVTPAKFREGSP; encoded by the coding sequence GTGTACCGTATTCTGATTGTGGATGACGAACGCATTGAGAGAGAGGGCATTCAGCAATTGATACAGGAGCACCATCTGGAGCTGGAGACACTCCTTGCGGCGAATGGCGAGATTGCGCTGGAGATCCTACAGAAGCACAAAATTGATATTCTGATTACGGATATCAAGATGCCCTTTATGGACGGGCTGGAATTGTCGGAGAAGGTCAGCAGCCTGGGCCTGGATATCGAAATGATCATTTTCAGCGCTTACCATGAGTTTGAATATGCAAGAAGAGCCTTGCGGACCAATATATCGAATTATTTGCTGAAGCCGGTTCATATCCCGGAGTTTCTCAGTGTGGTGAGCGAGGCGATCCAGGCCTGTGAAGACAAAGCGGCCGAGAAAATGCGGAACGAACAACTGGTGGAGGGCTATAACCGGGGACTTCTGTACGAGAAGGAAAAAATGCTGCTGGACTCCCTAAACGGCGTGAAAATAAATACGGAGGCATGGATGTCCCCGGAACTGCTGGAATATGTCCAACACAAGCATTGGCTGCATATGATTCTGGTGGATTGCCGCCGGAAGTTTTTTGATATTCACAATGATGAATTCATTAGGCTGTTACACGATAACCTCAGCTACGCCTTCGATTATGTGAACTTGAGCGAGCATCAAAGCATGCTGTTCGTCAAGCACCCCCGCCCCATCCCCAAAGAGACGCTGCGTATGCTTGGAGATCAGATCATCCGCGCCGCCGCCGGGAGTCTGGAGCTGAATGTGGGTCTGGTGATCGGGAGAGCGGTGAATCAGCCGGAACAGCTATATGATGCCTATACCGAGATGGAGCAGATGCTGGAATTCAAATTTTTCATGGATGAGTATACCCTTCTATTTGCCGATGAACCCTTTGAGCAAGCGGGCTTTGACGAGATCGAATTGAATCCGATTCTGGATAAGGTCTACCAGTGTCTGGAGTATAACGATTTTACCGGTGCGAAATACAGTATAGAGCTGCTGTTTACCTACCTGAGAACCAAGGGGCAATTCTCGTCCCTGTACACCAAGTTCATCTGTTCGGAAATTATGAAAAAGGTGGTGACGCGCGAGAAAAACCGTGAGACTGCGGAGATGAATCATTACCTGGAGCAAATTCATAAGACCGTTTCTCTTCAGGATCTGAAGGATCATATGTTTGCGATCCTATCCCTCATGGAATCCGTCAGCGGAGCGAGCCCCAAGAAGGCCGCCAATCTTAAGCTGATCCGGACCATTACAGATGTAATCGACAAGGAATACGATCAGGACCTCTCTTTGGAAGGCATCGCGGAGAGGGTCTATTTGACCCCAAGTTATCTAAGCTATTTGTTCAAGAAGGAGACGGGCCAGAGTCTCATCCGTTACATCACGCAGGTGAGAATGGACAAAGCCGTTGAGCTGCTGAATACAACGAATATGAAGATCGTCGATATCTATAAGAAGCTGGGCTACAGAAGCTCGACCTATTTTATCCAGACCTTTCGTAATTACCATGGAGTCACTCCGGCCAAGTTCAGGGAAGGCTCTCCGTAG